GGGCGCCAGCGGCCCCTTCTCCAGCCGGTCATGAAGTGATCCGCCGGTCACCAGCTCCATGACGAGCCACGGGTAGGTGTGCTCCCCGCCGTCCACCACGTGGTGGATGGTCACCACATTGGGATGGTCGACGCGGGCGAGCGCCCGTGCCTCGCGCAGTACCCGGGCCCGGAGCATCGCCGCGCCCTGCGGGTCGTACTCGGCGAGACCCGGATCGGGCGGCCGTACCTCCTTGAGCGCCACGGCCCGGTCCAGGACCAGATCGCGCGCCCGCCACACCATGCCCATACCGCCGCCGCCGAGCCGCGCCTCCAGCTCGAAGCGCCCGTCTATGACCCGTCTGCCGGATTCCCCGTCGCTCATGGCCGGGAGCCTACGAGATGCGGGCGACACGGCCCCGCGCAGGTGGCTCCGACGCCTCCGGCCCGGAGCGTCCTACGCCGCCGTCGCGCGCGGATCCCACCCAGGAGCTCGCCGAAGGCGCCACCCCGCGGGCCAGGTACGACGGAGCGGGCGGCGCGGGCCGCCCGCTCCCGCCGATCCGCCGAACGCGTCAGCAGTACAGGTTGCCGCCCGTCGGCACGCCCAGGATCCGGGTGAAGCGCTGGTAGTTGTTCACACGGCTCTGGACCTGCGCCGGGTTCTTGCCGTCGCACTCCAGGGAGCCGTTGATCGAGCGGATCGAGTGGCCGAACCCGGCCTGGTTGACCATGGCGTTGTGGCCGGTCATCGTGCCGGGCCCGCTCTGGGTGTTCCAGTACCAGAGGCCGGTCTTCCAGGCGACGGCGGACTCCCGCTCGACGCGCCAGGGGTTGCCCAGCAGGTCGATGCCGAGGGCGTCACCGGCGGCCTTGTAGTTGAAGTTCCAGCTGAGCTGGATCGGGCCGCGGCCGTAGTACGCGGCCTGGCCCGCCGGGCAGCCGTAGGGCTGGCTGCGGTCGCAGTAGTGCGGGTAGTTGGCGGTGTTCTGCTCCACGATGTGGACCAGGCCGCCCGTCTCATGCGCCACGTTGGCGAGGAAGGCGGCGGCCTCCTGCTTCCGCACCGTGTCGCTGCCGGTCTTGGCGAAGGCCGGGTACGCGCTCATGGCAGTGGTCAGCCCGCTGTACGTGTAGAAGGAATTCCGGTTCGGGAACATCTGGTTGAACTGCGCCTCGCTGACGACGAAGCCCGAGGGATCCGGGTTCGGGTTGCCGCCACCGCCGCCGCAGGCGCCCTGGTCGGCCCAGACCTCGGCGGAGCCGGGGGCCTCGTTCTGGGTCCACCACTTGGCCTGCCAGTTGCGGCCGTTGTGGGAAGCGGTCATTCCGCCGGTGTAGACGGACGAGGAGTTCCAAGCCGCGGCGCACGCGGCCGCGGACGCGGTCGAGGGGACGAGGACCGTGAGTCCGAGCACCGCCACGAAGGCGGCGAGCAGGGTGGTGATCCGACGCGACAACGTTATCGTCCTTTCCCTGTGGGTGCTGTGGGTGCTGTGGGGGATGCGGGGTGTGGGGAGGAACGCGGGACGGGATTCCCAAGTCGTGTCGCCCTATGGCGTGTTGAGCACTGAACAGGCAATGGTCTGAACCTGTCAAGGTCTAGACCAAGACTGAACCCCGAATGGCCTGAACCCCGCTGCCCCGCTGCCGCGGCGGGCACCGGAGGCCTGTCGAAACAGGTTCGGCGTCGAGGCGCCGGTCCGTGCGCCGCCGCCCCGTCTCGCACGGGCACGGTTCCGCAGAACGGGGGCCCCGCGCGGTGCGCGGGGGCCTTCCGGTCGTGTGTCATCGCCCGCCGGGGCGGGTCGGCCGGCCGGTCGAGGCCCGGAAACCCCGGGCCGCGCAGCGCCGTCCTGTGCCAGACTCGGGCGCATGAGCCGACGACATTGACGCACGGCAGCAGGTCCTGGAACGGGCAGTCGCGGACCGCCGCGGCGGGTGAGCACCCGGCGTCCCCGTCCGTTCCGCAGAAGGACCACCACCCATGCCTGTCATTTCGTCCTGCCCGCCCCCGCTCCGGCCCGGTGTGCGCCGGCTCGAGCGAACGCTCTACCTCTACGCGGGACTCGAGGACTTCGTCCTGCTCTACCCCGTCTACGCACTGCTCTTCGCCGGGCACGGCCTGGACACCGCCCGGATCTCGTCCCTGTTCGCCCTCTGGTCCCTGACCGGACTGCTGGTCGAGGTCCCGTCGGGTGTCTGGGCCGACGCCGTGTCCCGCAGGCTGATGACCGTCACCGGGCCGCTGCTCACGGCTGCCGGGTTCGCCCTGTGGGTCCTGTTCCCCTCGTACGGCGCGTACGCCGCCGGGTTCGTGCTGTGGGGTGCCGGAGGGTCGCTCCGCTCCGGTGCCATGGAGGCCCTGGTGCACGACGAGCTCGAACGACTCGGTGCCGCTTCACGCTACGGCCGGATCATGGGGCGCACCGCCGCCGTCAGCATGGCCGCGACCGCCGCGGCCACCGCGCTGGCGGCACCGGCCTTCGCCCGGGGCGGCGAGCTGCTGATCGGTGCGGCCAGCGTCGCCGCCTGTCTGCTGTGCGCCGCCGTGGGCGCGGCGCTGCCCGAACACCGCGGGCCCACCGACCGGGGTGCTCAACGGCGCACTCGCCGCGGGGCGCACACGGCGGCCCTGCGGGCGGGGTTCACCGAGGTGCGCGGCAGCCGTCGGGTGCGGCACGCCCTGCTGCTGTCCGTCGTCGTCACCTCGGTCTGGGGCGCGCTCGACGAGTACGTACCACTGCTGGCCGCAGCCACCGGTGTCGCGACGGCGACGGTCCCGCTGCTGGTCCTGGTGGTCTGGGTCGGGGTGACGGTCGGCTCGCTGCTGGTGGGGCCGGGCGAGCGGCTCTCCGGGCGGGCGCTCGGGGCCGCCGTCGCGGCGGGCGCCGCGGTGCTCGCCGCGGGAGCGCTGAACGGTGGCCCCGGCGGGTTCGTCCTGGTGGGGGTGGCGTTCCTGGTCTTCCAGCTGACCGATGTGCTGGTCGACGCCCGGCTGCAGGAGGCGATCACCGGCCCGAGCCGGGCCACCGTGACGTCCCTCGCGGGTCTCGGGACGGGACTCACCACACTGCTGGTCTACGGGACGTACGCGGGGCTGTCCGCGCACGCGCCGCACGGCACCGTGTTCGCCCTGCTCGCCCTGCCGTACCTGGCGGTCGCAGCGGCACTCGGCAGGACACACGGACGTGAGGCGGGGAACGGACGCCGGTCGGGGAAACGAACGTGAGACCAAGAAAGAATGCCGACCGGGGAAACGGACGTGGGCCCAAGGGGGAGCGGGCCGGGAGAGCAGACGCGGAAGCCGCGGGCCGGTCTCAGCCGCGGGTCCTGGGAGAGGCCGAGGGCCGGGCGGAAGCCGCGTGAGCGGCGAACAGGCCGGTGGCCGGCGAGCACTCGGCTCACCGGCCACCGGCCGTGGGAACGGCGACGTGCCGCGAGGGATCCTGCGGCCCCGCGGACCTACAGGAACGAGTTGATCTCGATCGTCTCGTCACGGCCCGGCCCGACGCCGATCGCGGAGATCGGCGCCCCGGACATCTCCTCCAGCGCCTTCACATAACCCTGCGCGTTCTTCGGCAGGTCGGCGAAGGACTTGGCCTTGGTGATGTCCTCGGACCAGCCCGGCAGGTACTCGTAGACCGGCTTGGCGTGGTGGAAGTCGGTCTGCGAGTACGGCAGCTCCTCGACGCGCCTGCCGTCGATCTCGTACGCGACGCAGACCGGGATCTGCTCCCAGCCGGTCAGCACGTCGAGCTTGGTGAGGAAGAAGTCGGTCAGTCCGTTGACGCGGGTCGCGTAGCGGGCGATGACCGCGTCGAACCAGCCGCAGCGGCGGTCGCGGCCGGTGGTGACACCGCGCTCGCCGCCGATGCGGCGCAGCGCCTCGCCGTCCTCGTCGAACAGCTCGGTCGGGAACGGGCCGGCGCCGACACGGGTCGTGTAGGCCTTGAGGATGCCGATGACCCGGCTGATCTTCGTCGGGCCCACGCCCGCGCCCGTGCAGGCGCCGCCCGCCGTCGGGTTCGAGGAGGTGACGAAGGGATACGTGCCGTGGTCCACGTCGAGGAGCGTGCCCTGGCCGCCCTCGAAGAGGACGACCTTGCCGTCGTCGAGGGCGTTGTTCAGGATCAGCGTGGTGTCGGCGACGTACGGCCGGATCTGGTCGGCGAAGCCGAGCATCTCCTCGACGACGCGGCCC
The genomic region above belongs to Streptomyces marianii and contains:
- a CDS encoding adenylosuccinate synthase, with protein sequence MPALVLLGAQWGDEGKGKATDLLGGSVDYVVRYQGGNNAGHTVVVGDQKYALHLLPSGILSPGCTPVIGNGVVVDPAVLLSELSGLNERGVDTSKLLVSGNAHLITSYNVTLDKVTERFLGKRKIGTTGRGIGPTYADKINRVGIRVQDLYDESILTQKVEAALEQKNQLLAKVFNRRAIETGRVVEEMLGFADQIRPYVADTTLILNNALDDGKVVLFEGGQGTLLDVDHGTYPFVTSSNPTAGGACTGAGVGPTKISRVIGILKAYTTRVGAGPFPTELFDEDGEALRRIGGERGVTTGRDRRCGWFDAVIARYATRVNGLTDFFLTKLDVLTGWEQIPVCVAYEIDGRRVEELPYSQTDFHHAKPVYEYLPGWSEDITKAKSFADLPKNAQGYVKALEEMSGAPISAIGVGPGRDETIEINSFL
- a CDS encoding glycoside hydrolase family 19 protein, translating into MSRRITTLLAAFVAVLGLTVLVPSTASAAACAAAWNSSSVYTGGMTASHNGRNWQAKWWTQNEAPGSAEVWADQGACGGGGGNPNPDPSGFVVSEAQFNQMFPNRNSFYTYSGLTTAMSAYPAFAKTGSDTVRKQEAAAFLANVAHETGGLVHIVEQNTANYPHYCDRSQPYGCPAGQAAYYGRGPIQLSWNFNYKAAGDALGIDLLGNPWRVERESAVAWKTGLWYWNTQSGPGTMTGHNAMVNQAGFGHSIRSINGSLECDGKNPAQVQSRVNNYQRFTRILGVPTGGNLYC
- a CDS encoding MFS transporter gives rise to the protein MPVISSCPPPLRPGVRRLERTLYLYAGLEDFVLLYPVYALLFAGHGLDTARISSLFALWSLTGLLVEVPSGVWADAVSRRLMTVTGPLLTAAGFALWVLFPSYGAYAAGFVLWGAGGSLRSGAMEALVHDELERLGAASRYGRIMGRTAAVSMAATAAATALAAPAFARGGELLIGAASVAACLLCAAVGAALPEHRGPTDRGAQRRTRRGAHTAALRAGFTEVRGSRRVRHALLLSVVVTSVWGALDEYVPLLAAATGVATATVPLLVLVVWVGVTVGSLLVGPGERLSGRALGAAVAAGAAVLAAGALNGGPGGFVLVGVAFLVFQLTDVLVDARLQEAITGPSRATVTSLAGLGTGLTTLLVYGTYAGLSAHAPHGTVFALLALPYLAVAAALGRTHGREAGNGRRSGKRT